Proteins co-encoded in one Halorussus vallis genomic window:
- the lysX gene encoding lysine biosynthesis protein LysX — protein MQIGLLYSRIRKDEKLLLGELRDRGHDVVKIDVRKHQFGLSDGPDELTECDLVVDRCLATSRSIYATQFCEAYDVPVVNSPETAQTCADKVKNSLALEAAGVPTPNTDVAFTKESAMESIEKFGYPCVLKPVVGSWGRLMAKIDSESAAEAILEHKATLGHYEHKVFYVQEFVEKPGRDIRVLATDGEPVAAMTRSSDHWLTNAAKGGETAAFELDDEAEKLVKEASDAVGGGLLGVDLMETGDSYTVHEVNHTVEFKALNDAVETDVPAAVVDWLESQAGQTVEVTA, from the coding sequence TTGCAGATTGGACTGCTCTACTCCCGGATCCGTAAAGACGAGAAACTGCTGCTCGGCGAGCTACGCGACCGCGGCCACGACGTCGTGAAGATCGACGTGCGCAAGCACCAGTTCGGGCTGTCGGACGGCCCCGACGAACTGACCGAGTGCGACCTCGTAGTCGACCGCTGTCTGGCCACGAGTCGGAGCATCTACGCCACGCAGTTCTGCGAGGCGTACGACGTGCCCGTCGTCAACTCGCCCGAGACGGCCCAGACGTGCGCCGACAAGGTGAAGAACAGCCTGGCGCTCGAAGCCGCGGGCGTGCCCACGCCCAACACCGACGTGGCGTTCACCAAGGAGTCGGCGATGGAATCCATCGAGAAGTTCGGCTACCCCTGCGTGCTCAAGCCCGTCGTCGGGTCGTGGGGGCGGCTGATGGCCAAGATCGATTCGGAGAGCGCCGCCGAGGCGATTCTGGAACACAAGGCAACGCTCGGCCACTACGAGCACAAGGTGTTCTACGTCCAGGAGTTCGTCGAGAAGCCCGGCCGCGACATCCGCGTGCTGGCGACCGACGGCGAACCCGTGGCGGCGATGACGCGCAGTTCGGACCACTGGCTCACCAACGCCGCGAAGGGCGGCGAGACGGCCGCGTTCGAACTCGACGACGAGGCTGAGAAACTCGTGAAGGAGGCCAGCGACGCGGTCGGCGGCGGCCTGCTCGGCGTCGACCTGATGGAAACCGGCGACTCCTACACCGTCCACGAGGTCAACCACACGGTCGAGTTCAAGGCGCTCAACGACGCCGTCGAAACCGACGTGCCTGCCGCGGTGGTCGACTGGCTCGAATCGCAGGCCGGCCAGACGGTGGAGGTGACCGCCTGA
- the argC gene encoding N-acetyl-gamma-glutamyl-phosphate reductase, whose product MAVEGEIDAVDATETVTATVVGASGFTGGELLRILAGHPNVEFAGATSREYAGKSVGSVHPNMRGSDLRFTEPGDLESVDLLFAATPHGVSMEHVEEFTDVADTVVDLSADFRLETEEQYDEWYDGHVAPEYLEESVYALPELHREELPGADLIAAGGCNATATLLGLYPLFDADILEGQSDVVVDVKVGSSEGGAGASKASSHAERSGVVRPYAPTGHRHEAEIEQELGTSVSFTAHAVDMVRGASATCHVFPDEPVSTGDLWGAFRGAYDDEPFVRMAAGGSGVYRYPEPKAVAGTNYAEVGFEVDPTNERIVVFSAIDNMVKGSAGQAVHAANVALGFEETAGLEFQGLHPVGAP is encoded by the coding sequence ATGGCGGTCGAAGGAGAGATAGACGCGGTCGACGCGACCGAGACGGTCACCGCGACCGTCGTCGGCGCGAGCGGGTTCACCGGCGGGGAACTCCTGCGCATCCTCGCGGGCCACCCCAACGTCGAATTCGCAGGCGCGACCAGCCGCGAGTACGCCGGCAAGTCGGTCGGCTCGGTCCACCCGAACATGCGCGGGTCCGACCTGCGCTTCACCGAACCCGGCGACCTCGAATCGGTCGACCTGCTCTTCGCCGCGACGCCTCACGGCGTCTCGATGGAGCACGTCGAGGAGTTCACCGACGTCGCCGACACCGTCGTCGACCTCTCGGCGGACTTCCGCCTGGAAACCGAGGAGCAGTACGACGAGTGGTACGACGGCCACGTCGCGCCCGAGTACCTCGAAGAGTCGGTCTACGCCCTGCCGGAACTCCACCGCGAGGAACTGCCCGGCGCGGACCTCATCGCGGCCGGGGGCTGTAACGCCACCGCGACGCTGCTGGGGCTGTACCCCCTCTTCGACGCGGACATCCTCGAAGGCCAGTCCGACGTGGTCGTGGACGTGAAGGTCGGCTCCTCGGAGGGCGGCGCGGGCGCGAGCAAGGCCTCCTCGCACGCCGAGCGCTCGGGCGTCGTCCGGCCGTACGCGCCGACCGGCCACCGCCACGAGGCCGAAATCGAGCAGGAACTCGGCACCTCGGTGTCGTTCACCGCCCACGCCGTGGACATGGTCCGCGGTGCGAGCGCGACCTGCCACGTCTTCCCCGACGAACCGGTTTCGACCGGCGACCTCTGGGGCGCGTTCCGCGGGGCCTACGACGACGAACCGTTCGTCCGGATGGCCGCCGGGGGAAGCGGCGTCTACCGCTACCCCGAACCCAAGGCGGTCGCCGGGACGAACTACGCCGAGGTCGGTTTCGAAGTCGACCCGACGAACGAGCGCATCGTGGTCTTCTCGGCCATCGACAACATGGTGAAGGGGTCGGCCGGCCAGGCGGTCCACGCCGCCAACGTCGCGCTCGGCTTCGAGGAGACGGCCGGACTGGAGTTCCAGGGACTCCACCCCGTGGGGGCGCCGTGA
- a CDS encoding acetylglutamate/acetylaminoadipate kinase, producing the protein MTREYTEAELEAAHAELIDNDEVSEDGLRTDGGSVGVEEEETDAPVVVKIGGARAVDPEGALADVAHLTANGEDVVVVHGGSTAVDDTLERLGEEPEYVETPDGVVGRFTDETTMEVFEMVLPGKLNTDLVAGLQNQGVNAVGLSGVDGQLLTGPRKSAVKVVEDGRKKIRRGDHSGKITSVNADLLETLFAGGYVPVVTVPALAEEKEGGYTPVNADADRAAAAVAAAVGGDLVVLTDVPGVLEDPDDVETLIETVETPADLDAVEDAAEGFMTKKVMAAVEALEGGARSVTVADANNRDPITAARTGHGTTFEPGAVGADESAEETEVVGK; encoded by the coding sequence ATGACCCGCGAATACACCGAGGCGGAACTGGAGGCCGCCCACGCCGAGCTCATCGACAACGACGAGGTTTCCGAAGACGGCCTTCGGACCGATGGCGGAAGCGTCGGCGTCGAGGAAGAGGAAACCGACGCCCCCGTCGTCGTGAAGATCGGCGGCGCGCGCGCCGTCGACCCCGAGGGCGCGCTGGCCGACGTGGCCCACCTCACCGCCAACGGCGAGGACGTAGTGGTCGTCCACGGCGGGTCGACCGCCGTGGACGACACGCTCGAACGCCTGGGCGAGGAACCCGAGTACGTCGAAACCCCCGACGGCGTCGTCGGGCGGTTCACCGACGAAACCACGATGGAGGTGTTCGAGATGGTCCTTCCGGGCAAACTCAACACCGACCTCGTGGCAGGCCTCCAGAACCAGGGGGTCAACGCGGTCGGCCTGTCGGGCGTCGACGGCCAGCTTCTGACCGGCCCGCGCAAGTCGGCCGTGAAGGTGGTCGAGGACGGCCGCAAGAAGATACGGCGCGGCGACCACTCCGGGAAGATAACCTCGGTCAACGCCGACCTGCTGGAGACGCTGTTCGCGGGCGGCTATGTGCCGGTCGTGACGGTGCCCGCGCTCGCCGAGGAGAAAGAGGGCGGCTACACGCCGGTCAACGCCGACGCCGACCGCGCGGCCGCCGCGGTGGCGGCCGCGGTCGGCGGCGACCTCGTGGTGCTGACCGACGTGCCGGGCGTGCTCGAAGACCCCGACGACGTCGAGACGCTCATCGAGACGGTCGAGACGCCCGCCGACCTCGACGCGGTCGAGGACGCCGCCGAGGGGTTCATGACGAAGAAGGTCATGGCCGCCGTCGAGGCGCTGGAGGGCGGCGCGCGCTCGGTGACGGTCGCCGACGCGAACAACCGCGACCCCATCACGGCCGCCCGGACCGGCCACGGGACGACGTTCGAACCCGGCGCGGTCGGCGCCGACGAGTCGGCCGAGGAGACGGAGGTGGTCGGTAAATGA
- a CDS encoding aspartate aminotransferase family protein, translating to MSGFVYSEKPIRIERGEDVYLYDDAGNEYLDFGASYGVAAVGHSHPAVVDAVQEQVEKLTFVQASYPNSARDALYEKLAAVSPGDLDNVWLCNSGTEANEAAIKFARSATGNSKVVAAQRGFHGRTMGSLAATWKPKYKAPFEPLAQDFEFVPYGDEDALAEAVDDDTAAVLLEPVQGEGGVNPAPEGYLQAAREVTEETGAALVFDEIQTGLGRTGALWACEKRDVVPDVLTSAKGLGGGLPVGATVCADWVAEESGPHGSTFSGGPVVSAAAEATLSTIVEEDLPGNAAEIGSHLQSKLRGSELPIRTVRGEGLILGVEVKRGANRMLKELALNHGVLALPAGRTVVRLLPPLTVTEEHADHVIEALTDVLAEAQA from the coding sequence ATGAGCGGCTTCGTCTATTCCGAGAAGCCCATCCGCATCGAGCGCGGCGAGGACGTCTACCTCTACGACGACGCGGGCAACGAGTACCTCGACTTCGGCGCGAGCTACGGCGTCGCCGCGGTCGGCCACTCCCATCCCGCGGTCGTCGACGCGGTCCAGGAACAGGTCGAGAAGCTCACCTTCGTCCAGGCCAGCTATCCGAATTCCGCCCGCGACGCGCTGTACGAGAAGCTCGCGGCGGTTTCGCCGGGCGACCTCGACAACGTCTGGCTCTGCAACTCCGGGACCGAAGCCAACGAGGCGGCCATCAAGTTCGCCCGGAGCGCCACCGGGAATTCGAAGGTCGTCGCGGCCCAGCGGGGCTTCCACGGCCGGACGATGGGGTCGCTGGCGGCGACCTGGAAGCCCAAGTACAAGGCGCCGTTCGAACCCCTCGCCCAGGACTTCGAGTTCGTCCCCTACGGCGACGAGGACGCCCTCGCGGAGGCCGTAGACGACGACACCGCCGCGGTCCTACTCGAACCCGTCCAGGGCGAGGGCGGGGTCAACCCCGCGCCCGAGGGCTACCTGCAGGCGGCCCGCGAGGTCACCGAGGAGACGGGCGCGGCGCTCGTCTTCGACGAGATCCAGACCGGCCTCGGCCGGACCGGCGCGCTGTGGGCCTGCGAGAAGCGCGACGTGGTGCCCGACGTACTCACGTCCGCGAAGGGACTCGGCGGCGGCCTCCCGGTCGGCGCGACGGTCTGCGCCGACTGGGTCGCCGAGGAGTCCGGTCCCCACGGGTCGACGTTCTCGGGCGGCCCGGTCGTGAGCGCCGCCGCGGAGGCGACGCTCTCGACCATCGTCGAGGAGGACCTGCCCGGAAACGCGGCCGAAATCGGGAGTCACCTCCAGTCGAAACTAAGGGGTTCAGAGTTACCGATTCGCACGGTTCGCGGCGAGGGGCTCATCCTCGGCGTCGAGGTCAAGCGCGGCGCCAACCGGATGCTGAAGGAACTCGCGCTGAACCACGGCGTGCTGGCGCTGCCGGCGGGCCGGACCGTCGTGCGCCTGCTCCCGCCGCTGACGGTCACGGAGGAGCACGCCGACCACGTCATCGAGGCGCTGACCGACGTACTCGCGGAGGCCCAGGCGTGA
- a CDS encoding [LysW]-lysine hydrolase, producing the protein MNANEATEQDEEATTDAADSSAASVGDAVVDDEAARELLAGLVSIPSPTGEERAAAERLVEFFEAHGREVWIDEVGNVRAPADDSVLLTSHVDTVPGEILVRVDDEGNLWGRGSVDATGPLAAMAVAAVRTGVSFVGVVGEETDSRGARFLVEDREAPDAVVNGEPSGWDGVTLGYRGFLAGTYSASTASGHTSRPDANAIQKAMTWWREVEGAFAADESGDGDDGETPVFEQVTAKPVEFDGGTAADGLSVGADVEAQFRIPPGETAAGIRETVEDALNCGDVDWREPIPPVMESPRTEVARAFRVAIRRAGGDPRLLRKTGTSDMNLYAEAWDCPMATYGPGDSDLDHAPNEHLALDEFDRAVGVLESVAADLQE; encoded by the coding sequence GTGAACGCGAACGAAGCGACGGAGCAGGACGAGGAAGCGACGACCGACGCCGCCGACTCGTCGGCGGCGTCGGTCGGCGACGCAGTGGTCGACGACGAGGCGGCCCGCGAACTGCTCGCGGGCCTCGTCTCGATTCCCTCGCCGACCGGCGAGGAGCGGGCGGCCGCCGAGCGCCTCGTCGAGTTCTTCGAGGCCCACGGCCGCGAGGTCTGGATAGACGAAGTCGGGAACGTCCGCGCGCCCGCCGACGACTCGGTGCTGCTCACGTCGCACGTCGACACCGTGCCCGGCGAGATTCTGGTGCGGGTCGACGACGAGGGGAACCTCTGGGGCCGCGGGAGCGTCGACGCCACGGGGCCGCTCGCCGCGATGGCCGTCGCGGCCGTCCGGACGGGCGTCAGTTTCGTCGGCGTCGTCGGCGAGGAAACCGACTCGCGCGGCGCCCGGTTCCTCGTGGAAGACCGCGAGGCCCCCGACGCCGTGGTCAACGGCGAACCCTCGGGCTGGGACGGCGTCACCCTGGGCTACCGGGGCTTCCTGGCAGGGACCTACTCGGCCAGCACCGCGTCGGGCCACACCTCGCGGCCGGACGCCAACGCGATCCAGAAAGCGATGACGTGGTGGCGGGAGGTCGAAGGAGCGTTCGCAGCCGATGAGAGTGGAGACGGTGACGACGGCGAGACGCCCGTCTTCGAGCAGGTGACCGCCAAACCCGTCGAGTTCGACGGCGGCACCGCCGCCGACGGCCTGTCGGTCGGCGCCGATGTGGAGGCACAGTTCCGGATTCCCCCCGGCGAGACGGCCGCGGGCATCCGGGAGACGGTCGAGGACGCGCTCAACTGCGGCGACGTCGACTGGCGCGAACCGATTCCGCCGGTGATGGAGAGTCCGCGGACCGAGGTGGCCCGCGCGTTCCGCGTCGCGATTCGACGAGCGGGGGGCGACCCTCGCTTACTACGCAAGACCGGAACCAGCGACATGAATCTCTACGCCGAGGCCTGGGACTGCCCGATGGCGACCTACGGCCCCGGCGACTCCGACCTGGACCACGCGCCGAACGAACACCTCGCCCTCGACGAGTTCGACCGCGCCGTCGGCGTGCTCGAATCCGTCGCGGCCGACCTGCAAGAATGA
- the argF gene encoding ornithine carbamoyltransferase, whose protein sequence is MSHHATSTTMQPTTESPPDHFLDVDDLDEESLAEVFSTAEEFKDAHRNREPHAVLPNRTLAMLFEKPSTRTRVSFETGMTQLGGHAVFLGPENTHLDRGEPVSDTARALSRYVDGVMARVFDHGNLEAMAAHSSVPVVNGLSDDAHPCQTLADLFTIYEAFGDFEDVTAAWVGDGNNVAQSFAVGCAMTGIDLTMATPEGREPDDDCLARAADCGAAPEVVNDPEAAVEGADVVYTDVWVSMGQEDEREAKLADFEGFQVNDDLLAAAPDAVVMHCLPAHRGEEITGDVLESENAVVWEQAENRMHTQKALLAQLIE, encoded by the coding sequence ATGAGCCACCACGCCACATCCACGACCATGCAACCGACCACCGAATCGCCGCCGGACCACTTCCTCGACGTCGACGACCTCGACGAGGAGTCGCTCGCCGAAGTGTTCTCGACCGCCGAGGAGTTCAAGGACGCCCACCGCAACCGCGAACCGCACGCGGTCCTGCCCAACAGGACCCTCGCGATGCTGTTCGAGAAGCCGAGCACCCGCACCCGAGTCTCCTTCGAAACCGGGATGACCCAACTGGGCGGCCACGCCGTCTTCCTCGGTCCGGAGAACACCCACCTCGACCGCGGAGAGCCGGTTTCGGACACCGCGCGGGCGCTCTCGCGGTACGTCGACGGGGTGATGGCCCGGGTCTTCGACCACGGCAACCTCGAAGCGATGGCGGCCCACTCGTCGGTGCCGGTCGTCAACGGCCTCTCGGACGACGCCCACCCGTGCCAGACGCTCGCCGACCTGTTCACCATCTACGAGGCGTTCGGCGACTTCGAGGACGTGACCGCGGCGTGGGTCGGCGACGGCAACAACGTCGCCCAGTCGTTCGCGGTCGGGTGTGCGATGACCGGCATCGACCTGACGATGGCGACGCCCGAGGGCCGCGAACCGGACGACGACTGCCTCGCGCGGGCCGCCGACTGTGGAGCCGCGCCCGAAGTCGTCAACGACCCCGAAGCCGCGGTCGAAGGCGCCGACGTGGTCTACACCGACGTGTGGGTCAGCATGGGCCAGGAGGACGAACGCGAGGCGAAACTCGCCGACTTCGAGGGATTCCAGGTGAACGACGACCTGCTCGCGGCCGCACCCGACGCGGTCGTGATGCACTGCCTGCCCGCCCACCGGGGCGAGGAGATCACGGGCGATGTGCTGGAGAGCGAGAACGCCGTCGTCTGGGAGCAGGCCGAGAACCGGATGCACACCCAGAAGGCGCTGTTGGCCCAGCTAATCGAGTAG
- a CDS encoding manganese catalase family protein, giving the protein MFYHDNELQYEVEVEEPDPYFAKMLQQAIGGVEGEMRVALQYMFQSFSVPKEQQEYRNLLMETAAEELGHIEMLATAVSKNLQGAPEEMRREARENDAVIDAMMSGGQPRQALSAGLHAMPVDANGNPFSGNFVVASGNLAADMYANIMAEATGRLLATRLYEMTDDQGMKDMLAYLIARDTMHQNQWHAVLEDLGETLPVPASFPQEKENQEFNYTFMSTFREERENPHEPWTEGASVDGKGEFSFGTQPGGGNPQLDKVIEEMHNEANPQSE; this is encoded by the coding sequence ATGTTCTACCACGACAACGAACTCCAATACGAAGTCGAAGTCGAAGAGCCGGACCCGTACTTCGCAAAGATGCTCCAGCAGGCTATCGGCGGCGTCGAAGGGGAGATGCGCGTCGCCCTGCAGTACATGTTCCAGTCGTTCAGCGTGCCCAAGGAACAACAGGAGTACCGGAACTTACTGATGGAAACCGCGGCCGAGGAACTGGGCCACATCGAAATGCTCGCGACTGCCGTCTCGAAGAACCTCCAGGGCGCGCCCGAGGAGATGCGCCGGGAGGCCCGCGAGAACGACGCCGTCATCGACGCGATGATGAGCGGCGGCCAGCCCCGGCAGGCGCTCTCGGCGGGACTGCACGCGATGCCGGTCGACGCGAACGGCAACCCGTTCAGCGGAAACTTCGTGGTCGCGAGCGGTAACCTCGCCGCCGACATGTACGCCAACATCATGGCCGAGGCGACGGGGCGCCTGCTGGCGACGCGGCTGTACGAGATGACCGACGACCAGGGGATGAAGGACATGCTGGCGTACCTCATCGCCCGCGACACGATGCACCAGAACCAGTGGCACGCGGTGCTGGAGGACCTGGGCGAGACGCTCCCGGTTCCCGCGAGCTTCCCGCAGGAGAAGGAGAACCAGGAGTTCAACTACACGTTCATGTCCACGTTCCGCGAAGAGCGCGAGAACCCCCACGAGCCGTGGACCGAAGGGGCGTCCGTCGACGGCAAGGGCGAGTTCTCGTTCGGCACCCAGCCCGGCGGCGGCAACCCGCAACTCGACAAGGTCATCGAGGAGATGCACAACGAGGCGAACCCGCAGAGCGAGTAG
- a CDS encoding CapA family protein encodes MTRLGFTGDVMLGRLVDERQRRRPAAAVWGDVLDRLRALDGLFVNLECCLSTRGGPWTETYRPFHFRADPDRAVSALERAGVDWANLANNHLMDFGETALLDTVRRLDEAGIAHSGAGRNLRAAREPAVVDVGDPEAAGLRVGFVSATDNTPEFAATEANLGTAYLDLRDESAAREVLAAQLARARERDPDLLVASLHWGPNMVEEPPERFRRLARWLVEQGIDVVHGHSAHVFQGVEVRDGSVILYDCGDFVDDYAVDSTLRNDRSFLFEMSVEEDGVTSLRLLPTEISNLAVHQTSPSTAEWSRRRMRALSAPFGTEFERDGEVLVVQP; translated from the coding sequence ATGACACGACTGGGATTCACCGGGGACGTGATGCTCGGACGCCTCGTCGACGAACGCCAGCGGCGGCGACCCGCCGCGGCCGTCTGGGGCGATGTCCTCGACCGACTCCGCGCGCTCGACGGCCTGTTCGTCAACCTGGAGTGCTGTCTCTCGACGCGGGGCGGCCCGTGGACCGAGACGTACCGGCCGTTTCACTTCCGGGCCGACCCCGACCGGGCGGTGTCCGCCCTCGAACGCGCGGGCGTCGACTGGGCGAACCTGGCGAACAACCACCTGATGGACTTCGGGGAAACCGCGCTTCTCGACACCGTGAGACGCCTCGACGAGGCCGGAATCGCCCACTCGGGCGCGGGAAGGAACCTCCGGGCCGCCCGCGAACCGGCGGTAGTCGACGTTGGCGACCCGGAGGCCGCCGGCCTCCGGGTCGGGTTCGTCTCGGCGACCGACAACACCCCGGAGTTCGCGGCGACCGAGGCGAACCTCGGGACGGCGTACCTCGACCTCCGGGACGAATCCGCGGCGCGCGAGGTGCTGGCGGCCCAGTTGGCCCGCGCCCGCGAGCGCGACCCCGACCTGCTGGTCGCGTCGCTCCACTGGGGGCCGAACATGGTCGAGGAACCGCCCGAGCGATTCCGACGACTCGCGCGCTGGCTGGTCGAGCAGGGCATCGACGTGGTCCACGGCCACAGCGCCCACGTCTTCCAGGGTGTCGAGGTCCGAGACGGGTCGGTGATTCTGTACGACTGCGGCGACTTCGTCGACGACTACGCGGTCGATTCGACGCTTCGCAACGACCGGAGTTTCCTCTTCGAGATGTCGGTCGAAGAGGACGGGGTCACGTCGCTGCGGTTGCTGCCGACCGAGATCTCGAACTTGGCGGTCCACCAGACGAGTCCGAGCACGGCTGAGTGGAGCAGACGCCGGATGCGGGCGCTCTCGGCGCCGTTCGGTACCGAGTTCGAGCGCGACGGTGAGGTGCTGGTGGTGCAGCCCTGA